A window of Streptomyces armeniacus contains these coding sequences:
- a CDS encoding acyl-CoA dehydrogenase family protein, giving the protein MDFTISTEHQQLRETLRAFFEAEAPVEEVARYDREEEFNTELYRKAAGLGLCGMAFGEEYGGSAADQISLCIAVEEVARASAALAYAWLPTATFCAKGIARFGTEEQRKELLPQIAAGTMRMAMGLSEPEAGSDLTHLSTRATRDGDDFVVNGQKVFTTGADTADYLFAFVRTEPGASASKGLSVLLIPREAPGVSIGTLRKLAGQSTHTCEVFLSDVRVPKENLVGELGDGVAIIFGLLDAERIYVGAEGTGLGQGALDMALKYAKERVQFGKPIIEHQAVGHMLADMAMDVQTARLLTWQAAWRLDRGLDCTMEASMAKVHGSEAGTRCANRGMQILGGYSYMIEYGMERYWRETKLYEIAGGTNQIMRNTIAKQLGRRGL; this is encoded by the coding sequence ATGGACTTCACGATCAGTACGGAGCATCAGCAGCTGCGGGAGACCCTGCGGGCCTTCTTCGAGGCGGAGGCACCGGTCGAGGAGGTGGCGCGGTACGACCGGGAGGAGGAGTTCAACACCGAGCTGTACCGGAAGGCCGCCGGACTCGGCCTGTGCGGCATGGCGTTCGGCGAGGAGTACGGCGGCTCCGCGGCCGATCAGATCTCCCTGTGCATCGCCGTCGAGGAGGTCGCCCGCGCGAGCGCAGCACTCGCGTACGCCTGGCTGCCCACGGCCACGTTCTGCGCCAAGGGCATCGCCCGGTTCGGGACGGAGGAGCAGCGGAAGGAGCTGCTGCCGCAGATCGCCGCCGGGACCATGCGGATGGCCATGGGCCTGAGCGAGCCGGAGGCCGGCTCGGATCTCACGCACCTGTCCACGAGGGCGACACGCGACGGCGACGACTTCGTCGTGAACGGCCAGAAGGTGTTCACCACCGGCGCGGACACGGCCGACTACCTCTTCGCATTCGTCCGTACCGAGCCCGGCGCCTCGGCCTCCAAGGGCCTGTCCGTCCTGCTGATTCCCAGGGAGGCACCCGGGGTCTCGATCGGAACGCTGCGCAAACTCGCCGGCCAGTCCACCCACACCTGCGAGGTCTTCCTCAGCGACGTCCGGGTGCCGAAGGAGAACCTCGTCGGCGAACTCGGCGACGGCGTGGCGATCATCTTCGGCCTGCTCGACGCCGAACGGATCTACGTCGGTGCCGAGGGCACCGGCCTGGGGCAGGGCGCGCTCGACATGGCGCTGAAGTACGCCAAGGAGCGCGTCCAGTTCGGCAAGCCGATCATCGAGCACCAGGCGGTCGGGCACATGCTCGCCGACATGGCGATGGACGTGCAGACCGCACGCCTGCTCACCTGGCAGGCCGCGTGGCGGCTCGACCGGGGTCTGGACTGCACGATGGAGGCGTCGATGGCGAAGGTGCACGGCTCCGAGGCCGGCACCCGGTGCGCCAACCGCGGCATGCAGATCCTCGGCGGCTACAGCTACATGATCGAGTACGGCATGGAACGGTACTGGCGCGAGACCAAGTTGTACGAGATCGCCGGCGGGACGAACCAGATCATGCGCAACACGATCGCCAAGCAGCTCGGCCGGCGCGGCCTGTGA
- a CDS encoding acyl-CoA mutase large subunit family protein: MTSLLSSKFEAAKEAWAARRARYASRLRPASTVSGLPLKTVYTREDVTGSDLDVMPGVYPFTRGLHPDGYALTPWMQQMVFGYGTIEETRQKMEKMVAEGMEGYFGHKVFNTVYDVPCMYGIDADHPEAVGNIGQCGVHMSTGDDYDELVRDWELDSTNFSMITGDNCLPALALLAAAVERRGEPTAKMHGNSMNWYPRIAVQDVPSWEPQWGYALMIDLIKWAKENAPDWNPVNIFMYGLSEAGATPVQELAYGLSWGKSVIDAGLEAGLAPDDFIGRLSFQIGCTVNVFEEAAKFRAHRRMWAKLCKDAGVTKPSHMHARVHVHTSGYVLTQQQLMNNNARITLQTLAAVLGGVQSIHTCSYDEAVGVPTEESHRTALRTQQILMWESGLRDVADPLGGSYFLEKLTDDMEAEAWKIFDDLEAAGGYRRGIETGEVKRSIDNASYEMKKKINSGETPIVGVNRYVSDEQENYEPFRIDESIEDKARTRLENYRAKRDQAAVDAALVDVRRACQALKDGTGPLMPALVEAARRGATNGEMMVPMREAFGWYVSE; the protein is encoded by the coding sequence GTGACATCCCTCCTGAGCAGCAAGTTCGAGGCGGCCAAGGAAGCGTGGGCCGCACGCCGGGCCCGCTACGCGAGCAGACTGCGCCCCGCCTCAACCGTCTCCGGCCTGCCGCTGAAGACGGTCTACACCCGAGAGGACGTGACCGGCTCCGACCTGGACGTGATGCCCGGCGTCTACCCGTTCACCCGCGGCCTGCATCCGGACGGGTACGCCCTGACGCCGTGGATGCAGCAGATGGTCTTCGGCTACGGGACCATCGAGGAGACCCGGCAGAAGATGGAGAAGATGGTCGCGGAGGGCATGGAGGGCTACTTCGGCCACAAGGTCTTCAACACCGTCTACGACGTCCCGTGCATGTACGGCATCGACGCCGACCACCCCGAGGCCGTGGGCAACATCGGCCAGTGCGGGGTGCACATGAGCACCGGTGACGACTACGACGAGCTGGTGCGCGACTGGGAACTGGACTCGACCAACTTCTCCATGATCACCGGAGACAACTGCCTGCCCGCGCTGGCGCTGCTCGCGGCCGCCGTCGAGCGCCGCGGCGAGCCGACGGCGAAGATGCACGGCAATTCCATGAACTGGTACCCGCGCATCGCCGTGCAGGACGTGCCGTCCTGGGAGCCCCAGTGGGGCTACGCCCTGATGATCGACCTGATCAAGTGGGCCAAGGAGAACGCGCCCGACTGGAACCCGGTCAACATCTTCATGTACGGCCTGTCCGAGGCCGGCGCCACCCCGGTGCAGGAGCTCGCGTACGGCCTGTCCTGGGGCAAGTCGGTCATCGACGCCGGCCTGGAGGCGGGCCTGGCACCGGACGACTTCATCGGCCGGCTGTCCTTCCAGATCGGCTGCACGGTCAACGTCTTCGAGGAGGCCGCCAAGTTCCGGGCGCACCGCCGGATGTGGGCCAAGCTGTGCAAGGACGCGGGTGTCACCAAGCCGTCCCACATGCACGCCCGGGTGCACGTACACACCAGTGGTTACGTGCTCACCCAGCAGCAGCTGATGAACAACAACGCCCGCATCACCCTCCAGACCCTGGCCGCCGTGCTGGGCGGCGTCCAGTCGATCCACACCTGTTCGTACGACGAGGCCGTGGGAGTGCCCACCGAGGAGTCGCACCGTACGGCGCTGCGCACCCAGCAGATCCTGATGTGGGAGAGCGGGCTGCGCGACGTGGCCGACCCGCTGGGCGGTTCGTACTTCCTCGAGAAGCTGACCGACGACATGGAGGCCGAGGCCTGGAAGATCTTCGACGATCTCGAGGCGGCCGGCGGCTACCGCAGGGGCATCGAGACCGGTGAGGTCAAGCGGAGCATCGACAACGCCTCGTACGAGATGAAGAAGAAGATCAACAGTGGCGAGACACCGATAGTCGGCGTCAACCGCTACGTCTCGGACGAGCAGGAGAACTACGAGCCGTTCCGTATCGACGAGTCCATCGAGGACAAGGCCAGGACGCGGCTGGAGAACTACCGCGCCAAGCGCGACCAGGCCGCGGTGGACGCGGCCCTCGTGGACGTCCGGCGGGCCTGCCAGGCGCTGAAGGACGGTACCGGCCCGCTGATGCCCGCCCTGGTGGAGGCCGCCCGGAGGGGTGCCACCAACGGGGAGATGATGGTGCCGATGCGCGAAGCGTTCGGCTGGTACGTCAGCGAGTGA
- a CDS encoding VOC family protein, producing MTAPHAPLPAGLPLDAEFDHAAVAARRIRDLLPLYRDTLGGEFHLGGDNVRVGYRGLQLSFRGGGRIELLEPLPGSAFLDSFFRRSPLGGLHHVTFLVRQDMDRTITSLEGLGYRVHGASEADPEWHEVFLHPREAHGTLLQIARPGPDHGPAAGYTLDDVLAGTAPNGCGIPSR from the coding sequence GTGACCGCGCCCCACGCCCCGCTCCCGGCCGGGCTTCCGCTGGACGCCGAGTTCGACCACGCCGCGGTGGCCGCCCGCCGTATCCGGGACCTGCTGCCGCTCTACCGGGACACGCTCGGCGGCGAGTTCCACCTCGGCGGCGACAACGTACGGGTCGGCTACCGCGGTCTCCAGCTGAGCTTCCGCGGCGGCGGCAGGATCGAACTCCTCGAGCCGCTGCCGGGTTCGGCGTTCCTGGACAGCTTCTTCCGGCGCAGCCCGCTGGGCGGCCTGCACCATGTCACCTTCCTCGTACGGCAGGACATGGACCGGACCATCACGTCGCTGGAAGGGCTCGGCTACCGCGTGCACGGAGCCTCCGAAGCCGACCCCGAGTGGCACGAGGTCTTCCTCCACCCCCGCGAAGCCCACGGCACGCTGCTCCAGATCGCGCGCCCGGGGCCGGACCACGGTCCGGCCGCGGGCTACACGCTCGACGACGTACTCGCGGGCACGGCGCCCAACGGCTGCGGCATCCCGAGCCGCTGA
- a CDS encoding nuclear transport factor 2 family protein translates to MISDDPAGRLEIRELTARFTDAVNRRAPEDLAGLFAEDGEWHVPGVPVAAGREAIAALLRKLLGNFAHLVQLTHSGHADVSGDTATATWYLTENAVDADGNAFAFTGVYTDELVRTPEGWRFARRTFAFLQRGTPGGTSRHYAHPRSAADG, encoded by the coding sequence TTGATTTCCGACGACCCCGCCGGCCGGCTCGAGATCCGCGAACTGACCGCGCGCTTCACCGACGCCGTCAACCGGCGCGCGCCGGAGGACCTGGCCGGCCTGTTCGCCGAGGACGGCGAGTGGCACGTGCCCGGCGTGCCGGTGGCGGCCGGCCGGGAAGCGATCGCCGCCCTCCTGCGCAAGCTGCTGGGGAACTTCGCGCACCTCGTCCAGCTCACCCACAGCGGCCATGCCGACGTCAGCGGCGACACGGCGACCGCCACCTGGTACCTCACCGAGAACGCGGTGGACGCCGACGGCAACGCCTTCGCGTTCACCGGCGTCTACACCGACGAGCTGGTACGGACCCCGGAGGGCTGGAGGTTCGCCCGGCGGACCTTCGCTTTCCTCCAGCGCGGCACCCCTGGCGGCACCAGCCGCCACTACGCCCATCCGAGGTCGGCGGCGGACGGCTGA
- a CDS encoding cobalamin B12-binding domain-containing protein produces the protein MSEEHIKVLLAKKKIDVHGRGSKLIARELRDAGMEVVYFRFGVAEEIAEAALQEDVDVVAVSIMTSGQMQIARELVPALKKRGMDQVLVIMGGIIPEVDFEPLRELGVHRSFPPGLPGGVVADYIRENAGTVTLV, from the coding sequence GTGTCCGAGGAGCACATCAAGGTCCTGCTGGCCAAGAAGAAGATCGACGTCCACGGGCGCGGCTCCAAGCTGATCGCCCGGGAGCTCCGTGACGCCGGTATGGAGGTCGTCTACTTCCGGTTCGGAGTGGCGGAGGAGATCGCCGAGGCGGCCCTCCAGGAGGACGTCGACGTGGTGGCGGTCAGCATCATGACGAGCGGTCAGATGCAGATCGCCCGTGAACTCGTCCCGGCACTCAAGAAGCGTGGGATGGACCAGGTCCTGGTGATCATGGGCGGCATCATTCCCGAGGTCGACTTCGAGCCGCTGCGGGAGCTCGGCGTCCACCGGAGCTTCCCGCCCGGCCTGCCGGGCGGTGTGGTCGCCGACTACATCCGGGAGAACGCAGGTACGGTCACCCTCGTCTAG
- a CDS encoding SDR family oxidoreductase, giving the protein MAALSGVDGKGIIVTGGGGGLGSAMAAELCRLGARVVVSGRTKDTLDATVEAVDAELGPGRAFAVTADVRDPASVEAMAGRATELLGAVDGLVNNASGLFPVKAEELTPNGFDAVVRIVLNGTWHCTSEVARRWLAAGRGGAVVNLLTPYAWTGAPGIVHNASAKGGVLAMTRTLGAEWSGHGVRVNAVAPGWMPVGGTDFLAGDPAVRQRLIDAIPAGRLLKPEETARAVAYLLSDDASYVVGEVLTIDGGHHLSKGLYEFTDELPGRS; this is encoded by the coding sequence GTGGCAGCGCTGTCGGGAGTGGACGGCAAGGGAATCATCGTCACCGGAGGCGGCGGCGGGCTCGGCTCGGCCATGGCCGCCGAGCTGTGCCGGCTGGGGGCGCGGGTGGTGGTCAGCGGACGTACGAAGGACACGCTGGACGCGACCGTCGAGGCCGTCGACGCCGAGCTGGGCCCGGGCCGGGCGTTCGCGGTCACCGCGGACGTCCGCGACCCGGCGTCGGTCGAGGCCATGGCCGGCCGGGCGACGGAGCTGCTCGGCGCGGTCGACGGCCTGGTCAACAACGCCTCCGGACTCTTCCCGGTCAAGGCCGAGGAGCTGACCCCCAACGGCTTCGACGCCGTCGTCAGAATCGTCCTCAACGGGACCTGGCACTGCACCTCCGAGGTCGCGCGCCGCTGGCTGGCGGCCGGCCGCGGGGGAGCGGTGGTCAACCTCCTCACCCCGTACGCGTGGACGGGCGCGCCCGGCATCGTGCACAACGCCTCCGCGAAGGGCGGCGTCCTGGCCATGACCCGCACGCTGGGCGCCGAGTGGTCCGGGCACGGGGTGCGCGTCAACGCCGTCGCCCCCGGCTGGATGCCGGTCGGCGGCACGGACTTCCTGGCGGGCGACCCCGCCGTACGTCAGCGGCTGATCGACGCGATCCCGGCCGGGCGCCTGCTGAAGCCCGAGGAGACGGCGCGCGCCGTGGCGTACCTCCTGTCCGACGACGCGTCCTACGTGGTCGGCGAGGTGCTGACCATCGACGGCGGGCACCATCTGTCCAAGGGTCTCTACGAGTTCACGGACGAGCTTCCCGGGCGCTCGTAG